A single Pan troglodytes isolate AG18354 chromosome 19, NHGRI_mPanTro3-v2.0_pri, whole genome shotgun sequence DNA region contains:
- the GPS2 gene encoding G protein pathway suppressor 2: MPALLERPKLSNAMARALHRHIMMERERKRQEEEEVDKMMEQKMKEEQERRKKKEMEERMSLEETKEQILKLEEKLLALQEEKHQLFLQLKKVLHEEEKRRRKEQSDLTTLTSAAYQQSLTVHTGTHLLSMQGSPGGHNRPGTLMAADRAKQMFGPQVLTTRHYVGSAAAFAGTPEHGQFQGSPGGAYGTAQPPPHYGPTQPAYSPSQQLRAPSAFPAVQYLSQPQPQPYAVHGHFQPTQTGFLQPGGALSLQKQMEHANQQTGFSDSSSLRPMHPQALHPAPGLLASPQLPVQMQPAGKSGFAATSQPGPRLPFIQHSQNPRFYHK; this comes from the exons ATGCCCGCACTCCTGGAGCGCCCCAAGCTTTCCAACGCCATGGCCAGGGCGCTGCACCGGCACATTATGATGGAGCGGGAGCGCAAGCGGCAGG AGGAAGAAGAGGTGGATAAGATGATGGaacagaagatgaaggaagaacaggagagaagaaagaaaaaggagatggAAGAGAGAATGTCACTAGAGGAGACCAAGGAACAA ATTCTGAAGTTGGAGGAGAAGCTTTTGGCCCTACAGGAAGAGAAGCACCAGCTTTTCCTGCAGCTCAAGAAAGTTTTACATGAGGAAGAAAAACGGAGGCGAAAGGAACAGAG TGACCTGACCACCCTGACATCAGCTGCATACCAGCAGAGCCTGACTGTTCACACAGGAACTCATCTCCTCAGCATGCAGG GGAGCCCTGGAGGACACAATCGCCCAGGCACCCTCATGGCAGCTGACAGAGCCAAACAAATGTTTGGACCCCAAGTGCTTACG ACCCGGCACTACGTGGGCTCAGCAGCTGCTTTTGCAGGGACACCAGAGCATGGACAATTCCAAGGCAGTCCTGGTGGTGCCTATGGGACTGCTCAGCCCCCACCTCACTATGGGCCCACACAGCCAGCTTATAGTCCTAGTCAGCAGCTCAGAG CTCCTTCGGCGTTCCCTGCAGTGCAGTACCTATctcagccacagccacagccctATGCTGTGCATGGCCACTTTCAGCCCACTCAGACAG GTTTCCTCCAGCCTGGTGGTGCCCTGTCCTTGCAAAAGCAGATGGAACATGCTAACCAGCAGACTGGCTTCTCCGACTCA TCCTCTCTGCGCCCCATGCACCCCCAGGCTCTGCATCCAGCCCCTGGACTCCTTGCTTCCCCCCAGCTCCCTGTGCAGATGCAGCCAGCAGGAAAG TCGGGCTTTGCAGCTACCAGCCAACCTGGCCCTCGGCTCCCCTTCATCCAACACAGCCAGAACCCGCGATTCTACCACAAGTGA